A region from the Drosophila bipectinata strain 14024-0381.07 chromosome 3R, DbipHiC1v2, whole genome shotgun sequence genome encodes:
- the mRpL32 gene encoding large ribosomal subunit protein bL32m has product MSRNLFLSITNFIKNVERMFLPFGGHPPALALAGFQHEHSGYTTGKKTEFSLKQLIGDGMLWAVPKHRRSVEKRLNRKFGYPEYVWKPLKEKRHLRSCLQCGHDYEMGTLCPFCYQKVLNETKLMQEKIQDELGLDPVEKEVIVLYEGEKAEKSADELNSKRIVEMKKPRPMWFTKNLLQKSTQTLSETKEVKPSDLA; this is encoded by the exons ATGTCGaggaatttgtttttatcaatTACTAACTTCATTAAAAATGTAGAACGCATGTTTCTACCCTTTGGCGGTCACCCGCCAG CGTTGGCGCTGGCCGGTTTCCAACACGAGCACAGCGGATACACGACCGGGAAGAAAACTGAGTTCAGCCTGAAACAATTAATTGGGGACGGCATGCTGTGGGCCGTGCCAAAGCACAGGAGATCTGTGGAGAAACGACTAAACCGAAAGTTTGGCTACCCGGAATACGTGTGGAAACCGCTGAAGGAAAAGAGGCATCTCCGCTCGTGCTTGCAATGTGGTCATGACTATGAAATGGGAACGCTGTGTC CCTTCTGCTATCAGAAAGTTCTAAATGAAACAAAGCTTATGCAAGAGAAGATCCAAGACGAGCTTGGTCTGGACCCAGTTGAAAAGGAGGTTATTGTCCTGTACGAGGGAGAGAAAGCCGAAAAGTCTGCCGATGAGCTGAACAGTAAACGTATCGTTGAGATGAAAAAACCCCGTCCCATGTGGTTTACCAAGAATCTGCTACAGAAATCTACGCAAACGCTCTCGGAAACCAAGGAGGTCAAGCCCTCTGACTTGGCCTAG
- the LOC108120291 gene encoding carbonic anhydrase 2-like isoform X3: MDIPETINGKRPFITGGLLNGRFIAEGFHFHWGSINQRGSEHSINKQRFDVEMHIVHRNARYSDLKEAVKHKDGVAVLGVMFKVVKNPNRFYPGLNKVLSELPKITNYKQKATIPGSISLGQMLGDLNPRDFFTYRGSLTTPECEEAVTWTVFSHVLPISLSLVTKFWRLRDSEGHKLINNYRFTQPRNGRPVYYRTGKDLSGAYLGK, encoded by the exons ATGGACATACCCGAAACCATAAACGGAAAGAGACCCTTTATAACCGGAGGACTTCTGAATGGTCGCTTCATTGCCGAGGGCTTCCACTTCCATTGGGGTTCCATAAACCAGCGAGGATCCGAGCACTCCATCAACAAACAGCGATTCGATGTGGAAATGCACATCGTCCATCGGAATGCCCGGTACTCTGATCTGAAAGAGGCAGTCAAACACAAGGATGGAGTTGCTGTTCTCGGTGTTATGTTCAAAGTGGTTAAG AATCCCAATCGCTTCTACCCAGGCCTAAACAAAGTTCTTTCCGAGTTGCCAAAAATTACCAACTACAAACAGAAAGCAACTATTCCGGGCAGTATTAGCTTGGGCCAGATGCTGGGTGACTTGAATCCCCGTGACTTCTTCACATATCGAGGATCTCTGACGACACCGGAATGCGAAGAGGCGGTCACCTGGACGGTGTTCTCCCATGTCCTTCCAATATCCCTTTCCTTGGTAACCAAGTTTTGGAGGTTACGAGACTCAGAGGGTCACAAACTCATCAATAACTACCGGTTCACACAGCCAAGAAATGGTCGACCGGTCTATTACAGAACTGGAAAGGATCTAAGTGGAGCCTACTTGGGGAAGTGA
- the CAH5 gene encoding carbonic anhydrase 2: MITSCFLWLLTILGSTVAYIEISEDYLAFIKQDAVNDQAAGEYNYDEQGDDWQGTCQSGTSQSPIDLIFADAKIVSIPRLRFNYYNQTLRAPLVITNNGHTANMVIPLTRDGVRPYINGGLLPGDFEVQSVHFHWGSRNTKGSEHAINYERYDVEMHIVHKNTKYANMSDATLNPDGLAVLGVMMRAVNRLSTRNHGLNKIFNQLPRIVEYNSNATITGTLNVGQLLGNIVTGEFYTYNGSLTTPDCAEAVTWNVFSDVLEFPQRQIAKLYNLQDSRKRPLINNYRSIQDTNDRAIYYRALSL, from the exons ATGATCACGTCCTGTTTTTTGTGGCTACTTACAATTCTTGGCAGCACAGTTGCTTATATAG aaatctCTGAAGATTATCTAGCTTTCATAAAGCAAGATGCCGTAAACGATCAGGCTGCTGGGGAGTATAACTATGATGAGCAGGGAGATGACTGGCAAGGAACATGCCAGTCAGGAACATCCCAGTCTCCCATAGATCTCATTTTCGCGGATGCAAAGATTGTTTCCATTCCCCGACTGCGATTCAATTACTATAACCAAACCCTACGTGCTCCACTGGTGATCACAAATAATGGCCACACAG CCAACATGGTGATTCCTCTTACTAGGGATGGAGTGCGTCCGTATATAAACGGTGGACTTCTGCCTGGCGATTTTGAAGTCCAGAGCGTGCACTTCCATTGGGGTTCCAGGAACACAAAGGGTTCCGAGCACGCCATTAACTATGAGCGCTACGATGTGGAAATGCATATTGTCCACAAGAATACCAAGTACGCCAATATGAGTGATGCCACTTTGAATCCGGATGGGCTGGCAGTCCTGGGTGTCATGATGAGGGCGGTAAACCGACTGAGCACTCGAAACCATGGACTTAACAAGATCTTCAACCAGCTGCCTCGGATCGTGGAGTACAACTCGAACGCAACCATCACTGGCACTTTGAATGTGGGCCAGTTGCTTGGAAATATAGTAACTGGGGAGTTTTATACCTACAATG GATCCTTGACCACGCCGGACTGTGCAGAGGCGGTAACTTGGAATGTTTTCAGCGATGTCCTCGAATTTCCTCAACGTCAAATAGCAAAACTTTACAATCTTCAGGATTCACGCAAGAGGCCATTGATTAATAATTATAGGAGCATACAGGATACAAATGACAGAGCTATATATTATAGGGCTCTAAGcttatag
- the LOC108120290 gene encoding methionyl-tRNA formyltransferase, mitochondrial, whose translation MLFGKSLVNYFYKYKRKVYQNVYTITKRNTATCSPPKILFFGTDNFSLPSLQALHRNCGDGLGVVTSFKSPANCVRSYAEQQKIPLQRWPINSSQCAGFDLGVVVSFGHLIPANIIGAFPSGMINVHASLLPRWRGAAPIIYAIMNGDTSTGVSIMKIEPHRFDIGDILAQREVAIKPDVFMPELHTSLALLGADLLVDTVNNLTERLENATPQDNATASHAPKITAEIAEVIWSKHTALQIHARHRALFGYKNLTTNFLEKQVQLLDIRLPDKSLPLQKPGSFSFHRKRKSLLIGCAEESQIEVLQLRIEGRKPMRARDFNNGFLKQASSLNFEDNKLRAC comes from the exons ATGCTTTTCGGCAAGAGTTTAGTAAATTATTTCTATAAATATAAGAGAAAAGTTTATCAAAATGTGTATACCATAACTAAGCGCAATACTGCAACCTGCTCCCCAcccaaaatattgttttttggCACCGATAATTTTTCTTTACCCAGCTTACAGGCTCTCCACAGAAACTGCGG TGACGGCCTGGGTGTGGTTACCTCCTTCAAGAGCCCGGCAAACTGCGTACGTAGCTACGCGGAACAGCAGAAAATCCCGCTGCAAAGGTGGCCTATCAATTCGTCCCAATGCGCCGGCTTCGACTTGGGCGTAGTGGTGTCCTTTGGTCACTTGATACCTGCCAATATAATTGGAGCTTTTCCCTCAGGGATGATCAACGTGCATGCCAGTTTGCTGCCCCGCTGGAGAGGAGCGGCGCCCATAATTTACGCCATCATGAACGGCGACACCAGTACTGGAGTTTCGATCATGAAAATCGAACCACACCGGTTCGATATAGGTGAT ATTTTAGCTCAGCGAGAGGTTGCCATTAAGCCGGATGTTTTCATGCCGGAATTGCATACCTCTCTTGCCTTATTGGGAGCCGATTTACTGGTGGATACTGTTAATAACTTGACGGAAAGGCTGGAAAATGCTACTCCTCAAGACAATGCAACTGCTAGTCATG CTCCCAAGATCACGGCGGAAATAGCTGAAGTAATCTGGTCGAAGCACACCGCCTTACAAATACATGCTCGGCATCGAGCCTTATTCGGTTACAAAAACCTAACTACCAACTTTTTGGAAAAGCAAGTGCAACTTCTGGATATCAGATTACCTGACAAGTCGCTACCTCTTCAAAAACCTGGAAGCTTTAGCTTTCATCGCAAAAGGAAATCCCTGCTGATCGGATGTGCTGAAGAAAGTCAAATAGAAGTTCTTCAGTTACGAATAGAAGGACGAAAGCCTATGAGGGCCCGGGACTTTAACAATGGTTTTCTTAAACAAGCCAGTTCCTTGAACTTTGAGGACAATAAACTACGAGCATGTTAa
- the LOC108120291 gene encoding carbonic anhydrase 2-like isoform X1, giving the protein MQSPSVFHKLLLLLPLAYQHTSNDAEKHVTHWNYELHGENWGGTCSSGVRQSPLQLAVQKSLIVPLPRILFGNYDVKLKAPLTLENNGHSAHMDIPETINGKRPFITGGLLNGRFIAEGFHFHWGSINQRGSEHSINKQRFDVEMHIVHRNARYSDLKEAVKHKDGVAVLGVMFKVVKNPNRFYPGLNKVLSELPKITNYKQKATIPGSISLGQMLGDLNPRDFFTYRGSLTTPECEEAVTWTVFSHVLPISLSLVTKFWRLRDSEGHKLINNYRFTQPRNGRPVYYRTGKDLSGAYLGK; this is encoded by the exons ATGCAATCCCCTAGTGTTTTTCACAAGCTTTTACTATTACTGCCGCTGGCCTATCAGCATACATCAAATG ATGCCGAGAAACATGTGACACATTGGAATTACGAGCTGCACGGTGAGAACTGGGGCGGTACCTGTTCTTCGGGAGTGAGACAGTCTCCCCTCCAGTTGGCCGTCCAAAAA TCGCTCATCGTGCCATTGCCTCGAATCTTGTTTGGAAACTATGACGTGAAACTTAAAGCTCCGCTAACTTTGGAAAACAACGGACATTCAG CCCACATGGACATACCCGAAACCATAAACGGAAAGAGACCCTTTATAACCGGAGGACTTCTGAATGGTCGCTTCATTGCCGAGGGCTTCCACTTCCATTGGGGTTCCATAAACCAGCGAGGATCCGAGCACTCCATCAACAAACAGCGATTCGATGTGGAAATGCACATCGTCCATCGGAATGCCCGGTACTCTGATCTGAAAGAGGCAGTCAAACACAAGGATGGAGTTGCTGTTCTCGGTGTTATGTTCAAAGTGGTTAAG AATCCCAATCGCTTCTACCCAGGCCTAAACAAAGTTCTTTCCGAGTTGCCAAAAATTACCAACTACAAACAGAAAGCAACTATTCCGGGCAGTATTAGCTTGGGCCAGATGCTGGGTGACTTGAATCCCCGTGACTTCTTCACATATCGAGGATCTCTGACGACACCGGAATGCGAAGAGGCGGTCACCTGGACGGTGTTCTCCCATGTCCTTCCAATATCCCTTTCCTTGGTAACCAAGTTTTGGAGGTTACGAGACTCAGAGGGTCACAAACTCATCAATAACTACCGGTTCACACAGCCAAGAAATGGTCGACCGGTCTATTACAGAACTGGAAAGGATCTAAGTGGAGCCTACTTGGGGAAGTGA
- the LOC108120291 gene encoding carbonic anhydrase 2-like isoform X2, with amino-acid sequence MPLSALQELLFHYFHDFCQSLIVPLPRILFGNYDVKLKAPLTLENNGHSAHMDIPETINGKRPFITGGLLNGRFIAEGFHFHWGSINQRGSEHSINKQRFDVEMHIVHRNARYSDLKEAVKHKDGVAVLGVMFKVVKNPNRFYPGLNKVLSELPKITNYKQKATIPGSISLGQMLGDLNPRDFFTYRGSLTTPECEEAVTWTVFSHVLPISLSLVTKFWRLRDSEGHKLINNYRFTQPRNGRPVYYRTGKDLSGAYLGK; translated from the exons ATGCCACTTTCAGCATtacaagag ctcttatttcattatttccATGATTTTTGCCAGTCGCTCATCGTGCCATTGCCTCGAATCTTGTTTGGAAACTATGACGTGAAACTTAAAGCTCCGCTAACTTTGGAAAACAACGGACATTCAG CCCACATGGACATACCCGAAACCATAAACGGAAAGAGACCCTTTATAACCGGAGGACTTCTGAATGGTCGCTTCATTGCCGAGGGCTTCCACTTCCATTGGGGTTCCATAAACCAGCGAGGATCCGAGCACTCCATCAACAAACAGCGATTCGATGTGGAAATGCACATCGTCCATCGGAATGCCCGGTACTCTGATCTGAAAGAGGCAGTCAAACACAAGGATGGAGTTGCTGTTCTCGGTGTTATGTTCAAAGTGGTTAAG AATCCCAATCGCTTCTACCCAGGCCTAAACAAAGTTCTTTCCGAGTTGCCAAAAATTACCAACTACAAACAGAAAGCAACTATTCCGGGCAGTATTAGCTTGGGCCAGATGCTGGGTGACTTGAATCCCCGTGACTTCTTCACATATCGAGGATCTCTGACGACACCGGAATGCGAAGAGGCGGTCACCTGGACGGTGTTCTCCCATGTCCTTCCAATATCCCTTTCCTTGGTAACCAAGTTTTGGAGGTTACGAGACTCAGAGGGTCACAAACTCATCAATAACTACCGGTTCACACAGCCAAGAAATGGTCGACCGGTCTATTACAGAACTGGAAAGGATCTAAGTGGAGCCTACTTGGGGAAGTGA
- the spn-F gene encoding protein spindle-F — MEATSAKNAPSAITASGEKMNYALQVALQTIKERCIQLQRRVTSMEEENQRLREASAKSDGQMPGSGSGAGDVISLRAQVGELQRQKEQLEEHISMVSNENRRLWSRLSQLSKDQQLQQAAPPSPDSRANLNQNLVRSKTFTQHSPNPHLRQKMLSDGIRDLSLEEIALDDFGAGDSELGYPYGLPVEETSASEADANVDAKRCMDGLQEMRREAMKQQQELSSALTLLESRIALQPCPDCAQKSAKKPEMADKSLETDESLGNEIKHNGHNITPPPVQRINIIQEKIKADAADALEKTCPMCGKIYSSQVTFNAFREHVEMHFIDDSLELEVENSVERQFEFVSHTVGDF; from the exons ATGGAGGCCACCTCTGCTAAAAACGCCCCCTCCGCCATTACCGCATCCGGCGAAAAAATGAATTATGCACTGCAAGTTGCCCTGCAGACGATTAAAGAGCGATGCATCCAGTTGCAACGCCGCGTGACCAGCATGGAGGAGGAAAACCAAAGGCTGCGCGAGGCCTCGGCCAAATCGGATGGTCAGATGCCGGGTAGTGGATCCGGCGCTGGAGACGTCATATCTCTGCGCGCTCAGGTGGGTGAACTGCAGCGGCAGAAGGAGCAGCTGGAGGAGCACATCAGCATGGTGTCCAACGAAAACAGGCGACTTTGGTCGCGCTTATCACAGCTCTCCAAGGATCAGCAGTTACAGCAGGCGGCTCCCCCATCGCCTGACTCGCGTGCCAATCTAAACCAGAACCTGGTGCGCTCCAAGACTTTCACACAGCACTCTCCCAATCCTCACCTGCGCCAAAAGATGCTTTCCGATGGAATAAGGGATCTCAGCCTAGAAGAGATAGCCCTGGACGACTTTGGGGCTGGCGACTCTGAGCTGGGGTATCCCTATGGTCTGCCCGTGGAAGAGACCTCCGCCAGTGAAGCAGATGCCAACGTGGATGCCAAACGATGCATGGACGGGCTGCAGGAGATGCGGCGGGAAGCGatgaagcagcagcaggaacTTAGTTCGGCGCTGACTCTCCTAGAGAGTCGCATTG CACTGCAACCCTGCCCGGACTGCGCCCAAAAGTCGGCCAAGAAGCCGGAAATGGCCGACAAAAGCCTCGAGACAGACGAGAGTCTTGGCAACGAAATAAAACACAACGGTCACAATATAACACCTCCGCCCGTACAGCGAATTAACATAATACAGGAAAAGATAAAGGCGGATGCAGCCGATGCTTTGGAGAAGACCTGTCCCATGTGCGGCAAGATCTATTCCAGCCAGGTGACATTTAACGCCTTCCGGGAACATGTGGAGATGCATTTTATCGACGATTCCCTGGAGTTGGAAGTAGAGAACAGTGTTGAGCGGCAATTCGAGTTCGTATCGCATACCGTGGGCGACTTCTGA